The Brachyhypopomus gauderio isolate BG-103 chromosome 7, BGAUD_0.2, whole genome shotgun sequence genome has a window encoding:
- the bbln gene encoding bublin coiled-coil protein isoform X1: MDLGQTVFYFGTAHNWTTRTPSHSQLMLKMSGPNGEPNITTNDGIITDEDDFSDEEYASINSMLDQINSCLDDLEERNDALNGKLHELLESNRQARQEFQAQLNDKDKDHKQTPPHSSDQDTSPRDG; this comes from the exons ATGGACTTAGGCCaaactgtattttattttggtACGGCACATAATTGGACAACCCGGACCCCGTCGCACAGTCAGCTGatg CTGAAAATGTCTGGACCAAACGGAGAGCCCAACATTACAACTAATGATGGGATCATCACCGACGAGGATGACTTCAGTGATGAAG AATATGCTTCCATCAACTCCATGTTGGACCAGATTAACTCGTGCCTGGACGACCTGGAGGAACGCAACGATGCGCTGAACGGCAAACTGCACGAACTTCTGGAGTCCAACAGACAGGCCCGGCAGGAGTTTCAGGCGCAACTGAATGATAAAGATAAAGATCACAAACAGACGCCTCCGCATTCGTCTGATCAGGATACATCACCGAGGGACGGATGA
- the bbln gene encoding bublin coiled-coil protein isoform X2, producing MSGPNGEPNITTNDGIITDEDDFSDEEYASINSMLDQINSCLDDLEERNDALNGKLHELLESNRQARQEFQAQLNDKDKDHKQTPPHSSDQDTSPRDG from the exons ATGTCTGGACCAAACGGAGAGCCCAACATTACAACTAATGATGGGATCATCACCGACGAGGATGACTTCAGTGATGAAG AATATGCTTCCATCAACTCCATGTTGGACCAGATTAACTCGTGCCTGGACGACCTGGAGGAACGCAACGATGCGCTGAACGGCAAACTGCACGAACTTCTGGAGTCCAACAGACAGGCCCGGCAGGAGTTTCAGGCGCAACTGAATGATAAAGATAAAGATCACAAACAGACGCCTCCGCATTCGTCTGATCAGGATACATCACCGAGGGACGGATGA